The Dasypus novemcinctus isolate mDasNov1 chromosome 12, mDasNov1.1.hap2, whole genome shotgun sequence genome includes a window with the following:
- the LOC131280565 gene encoding peripherin isoform X1 produces the protein MSHPSGLRASVSSTSYRRAFGPPPSLSPGAFSYSSGSRFSSSRLLGSASPGSSVRLGSFRGPRAGAGTLLRLPSERLDFSMAEALNQEFLATRSNEKQELQELNDRFANFIEKVRFLEQQNAALRGELSQARGQEPARADQLCQQELRELRRELELLGRERDRVQLERDGLAEDLAALKQRLEEETRKREDAEHNLVLFRKDVDDATLSRLELERKIESLMDEIEFLKKLHDEELRDLQVNVESQQLQQVEVEATVKPELTAALRDIRAQYENIAAKNLQEAEEWYKSKYADLSDAANRNHEALRQAKQEMNESRRQIQSLTCEVDGLRGTNEALLRQLRELEEQFALEAGGYQAGAARLEEELRQLKEEMARHLREYQELLNVKMALDIEIATYRKLLEGEESRISVPVHSFASLSIRTTAPEVEPAPDSHSRKMVLIKTIETRDGEQVVTESQKEQHSELDKSTHSY, from the exons ATGAGCCACCCGTCGGGCCTCCGGGCCAGCGTCAGCTCCACCTCGTACCGCCGCGCCTTCGGGCCGCCGCCCTCGCTGTCCCCCGGGGCCTTCTCCTACTCGTCGGGCTCGCGCTTCTCCAGCAGCCGCCTGCTGGGCTCGGCGTCCCCGGGCTCCTCCGTGCGCCTGGGCAGCTTCCGCGGCCCCCGGGCGGGCGCTGGCACCCTGCTGCGCCTGCCCTCGGAGCGCCTCGACTTCTCCATGGCCGAGGCCCTCAACCAGGAGTTCCTGGCCACGCGCAGCAACGAGAAGCAGGAGCTGCAGGAGCTCAACGACCGCTTCGCCAACTTCATCGAGAAGGTGCGCTTCCTGGAGCAGCAGAACGCGGCCCTGCGCGGGGAGCTGAGCCAGGCCCGGGGCCAGGAGCCGGCGCGCGCCGACCAGCTGTGCCAGCAGGAGCTGCGCGAGCTGCGGCGGGAGCTCGAGCTGCTGGGCCGCGAGCGCGACCGGGTGCAGCTGGAGCGCGACGGGCTGGCGGAGGACCTGGCGGCGCTCAAGCAGAG GTTGGAGGAAGAGACGCGCAAGCGGGAGGACGCGGAGCACAACCTCGTGCTCTTCCGCAAG GACGTGGACGACGCCACCCTGTCCCGCCTGGAGCTGGAGCGCAAGATTGAGTCTCTGATGGATGAGATTGAGTTCCTGAAGAAGCTGCACGACgag GAGCTGCGGGACCTGCAGGTCAACGTGGAGAGCCAGCAGCTGCAGCAGGTGGAGGTGGAGGCGACGGTGAAGCCGGAGCTGACGGCGGCGCTGCGGGACATCCGCGCGCAGTACGAGAACATCGCGGCCAAGAACCTGCAGGAGGCGGAGGAGTGGTACAAGTCCAAG TACGCGGACCTGTCCGACGCCGCCAACCGGAACCACGAGGCCCTGCGCCAGGCCAAGCAGGAGATGAACGAGTCGCGACGCCAGATCCAGAGCCTGACGTGCGAGGTGGACGGGCTGCGCGGCACG AACGAGGCGCTGCTGCGGCAGCTGCGGGAGCTGGAGGAGCAGTTCGCGCTGGAGGCGGGCGGCTACCAGGCGGGCGCCGCGCGCCTCGAGGAGGAGCTGCGGCAGCTCAAGGAGGAGATGGCGCGGCACCTGCGTGAGTACCAGGAGCTGCTCAACGTCAAGATGGCCCTGGACATCGAGATCGCCACCTACCGCAAGCTGCTGGAGGGCGAGGAGAGCCG GATCTCCGTGCCCGTCCATTCCTTTGCCTCCCTAAGTATAAGGACGACCG CGCCTGAGGTGGAGCCTGCCCCGGACAGCCACAGCCGGAAGATGGTTCTGATTAAGACCATTGAGACCCGGGACGGGGAG CAGGTGGTGACTGAGTCCCAGAAGGAGCAGCACAGCGAGCTGGACAAGTCTACTCACAGTTACTGA
- the LOC131280565 gene encoding peripherin isoform X2, translating to MSHPSGLRASVSSTSYRRAFGPPPSLSPGAFSYSSGSRFSSSRLLGSASPGSSVRLGSFRGPRAGAGTLLRLPSERLDFSMAEALNQEFLATRSNEKQELQELNDRFANFIEKVRFLEQQNAALRGELSQARGQEPARADQLCQQELRELRRELELLGRERDRVQLERDGLAEDLAALKQRLEEETRKREDAEHNLVLFRKDVDDATLSRLELERKIESLMDEIEFLKKLHDEELRDLQVNVESQQLQQVEVEATVKPELTAALRDIRAQYENIAAKNLQEAEEWYKSKYADLSDAANRNHEALRQAKQEMNESRRQIQSLTCEVDGLRGTNEALLRQLRELEEQFALEAGGYQAGAARLEEELRQLKEEMARHLREYQELLNVKMALDIEIATYRKLLEGEESRISVPVHSFASLSIRTTAPEVEPAPDSHSRKMVLIKTIETRDGEVVTESQKEQHSELDKSTHSY from the exons ATGAGCCACCCGTCGGGCCTCCGGGCCAGCGTCAGCTCCACCTCGTACCGCCGCGCCTTCGGGCCGCCGCCCTCGCTGTCCCCCGGGGCCTTCTCCTACTCGTCGGGCTCGCGCTTCTCCAGCAGCCGCCTGCTGGGCTCGGCGTCCCCGGGCTCCTCCGTGCGCCTGGGCAGCTTCCGCGGCCCCCGGGCGGGCGCTGGCACCCTGCTGCGCCTGCCCTCGGAGCGCCTCGACTTCTCCATGGCCGAGGCCCTCAACCAGGAGTTCCTGGCCACGCGCAGCAACGAGAAGCAGGAGCTGCAGGAGCTCAACGACCGCTTCGCCAACTTCATCGAGAAGGTGCGCTTCCTGGAGCAGCAGAACGCGGCCCTGCGCGGGGAGCTGAGCCAGGCCCGGGGCCAGGAGCCGGCGCGCGCCGACCAGCTGTGCCAGCAGGAGCTGCGCGAGCTGCGGCGGGAGCTCGAGCTGCTGGGCCGCGAGCGCGACCGGGTGCAGCTGGAGCGCGACGGGCTGGCGGAGGACCTGGCGGCGCTCAAGCAGAG GTTGGAGGAAGAGACGCGCAAGCGGGAGGACGCGGAGCACAACCTCGTGCTCTTCCGCAAG GACGTGGACGACGCCACCCTGTCCCGCCTGGAGCTGGAGCGCAAGATTGAGTCTCTGATGGATGAGATTGAGTTCCTGAAGAAGCTGCACGACgag GAGCTGCGGGACCTGCAGGTCAACGTGGAGAGCCAGCAGCTGCAGCAGGTGGAGGTGGAGGCGACGGTGAAGCCGGAGCTGACGGCGGCGCTGCGGGACATCCGCGCGCAGTACGAGAACATCGCGGCCAAGAACCTGCAGGAGGCGGAGGAGTGGTACAAGTCCAAG TACGCGGACCTGTCCGACGCCGCCAACCGGAACCACGAGGCCCTGCGCCAGGCCAAGCAGGAGATGAACGAGTCGCGACGCCAGATCCAGAGCCTGACGTGCGAGGTGGACGGGCTGCGCGGCACG AACGAGGCGCTGCTGCGGCAGCTGCGGGAGCTGGAGGAGCAGTTCGCGCTGGAGGCGGGCGGCTACCAGGCGGGCGCCGCGCGCCTCGAGGAGGAGCTGCGGCAGCTCAAGGAGGAGATGGCGCGGCACCTGCGTGAGTACCAGGAGCTGCTCAACGTCAAGATGGCCCTGGACATCGAGATCGCCACCTACCGCAAGCTGCTGGAGGGCGAGGAGAGCCG GATCTCCGTGCCCGTCCATTCCTTTGCCTCCCTAAGTATAAGGACGACCG CGCCTGAGGTGGAGCCTGCCCCGGACAGCCACAGCCGGAAGATGGTTCTGATTAAGACCATTGAGACCCGGGACGGGGAG GTGGTGACTGAGTCCCAGAAGGAGCAGCACAGCGAGCTGGACAAGTCTACTCACAGTTACTGA